In the Prunus dulcis unplaced genomic scaffold, ALMONDv2, whole genome shotgun sequence genome, one interval contains:
- the LOC117613668 gene encoding uncharacterized protein LOC117613668, producing the protein MQTESPQYMSTWTWAYMQSFQEPFWHRALYEHLLEKLGKCSVLFFPIISKEEFHFTLLTFHKNERKWRHYNPLRSLGHRKEERCIDMARNFIGLRHVRHVLYG; encoded by the exons ATGCAGACAGAGAGTCCACAATACATGTCCACATGGACTTGG GCTTACATGCAAAGCTTCCAAGAGCCATTTTGGCACAGGGCCCTGTATGAACACTTACTTGAAAAACTCGGGAAATGCAGTGTTCTTTTCTTCCCGATTATTTCAAAAGAAGAGTTCCACTTCACACTTCTCACATTTCACAAAAATGAACGAAAGTGGAGACACTACAATCCACTTAGATCGTTGGGacatagaaaagaagaaaggtgcATTGACATGGCTCGAAACTTT ATTGGATTGCGGCATGTTCGTCATGTTCTATATGGATAA